The following is a genomic window from Bacteroidales bacterium.
TTTCCTGATGGCCATAAGATAGGGATCGGGATGAGGTTTGTGATTTTGCGTATCCTCTCCCATCTGCACCACATCAAACCACTTAAGGAACCCGAATTTTTCTTCCGCCGCCATCAGATCAGCTTTGGTGGCTGAAGTAACGACAGCCGTTTGTCTGAACATTTTCCTGGCGTGTTCCAGGAAGTCCATTGCCCCATCCACAAGCCTCATCCCATGGATGATTCCGAAATAGGTTTTTCTCTTGGATGCATCCATCTCTTCCGCTGTATATTTATGGATCGTAAGTTCAGCCGATACATATTTCCAGAAGGCCATGTCGGTTTTACCCTTGAATTCATTGAAGATGCCTTCTGGATAATCAATGCCATACCGGTTCAGAGTAATTCTCTTGGCTTCTGCATGCAGATCTTCACTGTTTATGATAACCCCGTCAAGATCGAAAATAATGGCATCAAATTGTTTTACAGGCATTCTACAGTTTAAATTACAGGTAATTACAAAAATATCGTTTTTTAATGTAACTTGCCTTTTCTGAATTTGTTCGCAGTAAAATGATGAAAGAATCAAAAATGACCGGCTGCCCGTTCTGTAGTGAATCAGTGAGACAATCTGCCTATTATTCGAACGGCGAATTCATTGCAATATATAACATCGCTCCTGTACTCCCCGGTCATTCACTCGTTATCCCTGCCACACATTATACATCAATTATGGCGCTAGATAACACGGCTCTTAACCGTTTTTTTGAAACAGCCCGGACAGCAGTGAAAATCCTGATGAAAGCCTTCAATACCGATTCATTCGACTGGTCAATACAGGAAAAACCTGAGGCGGGACAAACGATTGAGCACCTTCATCTTCACATTGTTCCAAGGCTGAAGGGCGATCTGAAAAGACCGGGCGATTGGTACCCGCTTCTACAGGATAATGACGAAGTGATAATCGACAGTATAGAACGAGCCAGGCTGAATCCTGCAGCCATGGAACAAATTGTGACCGAATTAAAACGAATTGCAACCACAATATCCTAATATTCACCTTAACATTTCACACCATGAAATTATTAAAACTGTCAGCCTGGATTTGTGCTATTTTGGCCTTGATGCTAATGATTCTCGGAGCAGTCTCCCTTCTTCTCGGCAATAATTTACTCGGCGTAAGGCATGAAGCCAACTTTTTCATTGTCGCCAACAGCTTCCTCCTGCTGGGCATTTTAAGCGTACTCGCCTTTCAGGGATGTAAGAAGAGTGATTAGTGATTAGTGATTAGTGATTAGTGACTGGTGACTGGTGGCTGGTGACTGGATGCCGGATGCTGACAACGGAGCGTCCTTAAGGCCCTATCGTCACAATCGTCCCTAAAGTCTCTGCCGCCCGATTGCTGAATACCATTTCCCCTTCGGTGGCACCGGGTCATACCCGTGTGTGCCCCAGGGATTACATCGTAAAATGCGCCAGATGGCCAGCAGGCTGCCCTTGAAAATGCCGTGAATCTTCAGAGCGTCAATGGCATATGACGAACAGGAGGGGATATGCCTGCAGGTCTTGGGCAACAAAGGCGAAATCGCATACTGGTAAATGCGGATCGGAATGATCATTAACCAGATAATACCCTTTTGCAGGTTATTCAGTATTTTCATACTAATCGCCTGAATATTCCACGAAATTACGGGGAGTCTCGTATAGCACAACCTGTATGGTGTAGGCTTTGCTGATTTGCTGCCGGATTATGTTCCATATGCTTACGGCAATATTTTCAGCGGATGGAATGGTATCGGCAAATTCGGGTACATCCAGGTTAAGGTTCTTGTGATCATACCGGTTTACAACATGTTCATCCACTATATCCTTCAGTTTCTTCATATCAAAAACGTAACCCGTTTCAGGATCCACTTCCCCGGTGAGTTTCACTACAAGGTCATAATTATGGCCATGGTAATTGGGGAGACTGCATAATCCGAATATTTCCTCGTTTTTCCGGTCATCCCATGATTTATTATAGATCCGGTGAGCCGCATTGAAATGCGCTTCACGACACACTGTGACTTTCATGATTCAATTGATTTAGTCATTACTTCTGATACCGGTCTCTTCTTTTCAAATAACGTGGCAGCATCCAGGATGTTTTCCGGCCTTCCCATCAGATATACAAGATCTCCTTTTTCAATCAGTGTTTCCGGGTCGGGATTGTCATACAGTTCTTTCCGGCGCACCATGGCTGCTATGGTTACCCCGTATGTATTGCGGAGCTGCATTTCAACAAGACTTTTTCCTATAACCGGAGATCTGTCATCCACCTTTACCGCGGTGATTTCAATGTTCGCCAGGTCTTTCAACGTTGCCAGGTCCGATTTGCCGTTTTTCTCCTGGAAAATCCCGTAATTATCATTGCGGATGCGGTTAATCAGCTGATCGATCTCACGGCGTGGTATCAGCAGTTTTGCCAGCACCCTGTCGAACAACTCGATTGAGGTTTCAAATTCCTCGGGTATGACTTTATTGGCACCGGCTGCGTATAGATCTTCAATGTCTTCAACCCGCTTGGTGCGAACTATTATATAGGCATTGGCATTAAGAGTCCTTACATTTTCAATCACAGCCATCGCCGTTATCATATTCCCTATTGAAATGACTACAATATCTGCTTTATCGGTATACGCTTTCAGTAAAATCGGCTCGTTTACTGCATCGCCATAAACCACATGTTCACCTTTTAATTGGCGTTTCCGCACCTCTTCGGGATCAAAAATTACTGAAACGTAGGGGAGTTTAAACTGTCTCGCCATTTTTGCCAGGTTCAATGCTCTTGAATCTTTTCCAATAAAAACAAGGTGCCCCCTGATTTCAGGAATATCGATTTCCGGCAACGGAAAAATTCCTTCCACCACCTTTTTCGGAAGATTCAGACGCCTGAGAAGGAATTCGGAAAAAGGTCGTGAAAATTTCATCAGCAGCGGGGTAAGTGCCATTGAAATCACCGCCACTGCAAGGAATAACTGGTAATGGAATGGGGTTAGCAAACTGTATGTCAATCCTAGTGAGGCCAGCAAAAATGAGAATTCCCCGACCTGGCTCAGTGCAATACCCACCATGATGGTACCCCTGAATGTATGTCCCAGCAGAAATGCCGTGGTTGAAGCCAGAATTGACTTAAAAAACACAACAAGGAAGACGGTCAGAATAACCAGGCCCGGATGATCAGCCACAAACCGCAGGTCAAGCAAAATACCGACGGAAATGAAAAAGAAACTTACAAACAGATCTTTGAGTGGTATAAGGTTTCCGAATGCGCTCTGACTGTAATCGGTATCAGAAATCATCAACCCGGCAAGGAACGCACCGAAAGCAAGCGACATACCCATCTTTGCCGTAAGAAAAGCTACGCTGAGACAAATCAGGAGCAGGGCCATCATAAACAGTTCCTGGTTTTTCGTAAGCGCTATGGCATGAAGAAGCCTTGGCATCAACCAGCGATTCCCGACATAAATAAATACTACAATAGCCACAGCTTTCAGCGCCAGAAACCACAAAGAACCCGTTTCAGCATGTTGTCCGCCAAGGATAGGTGTAAACAAAAGCAGCGGAACAAGCAGCAGGTCCTGGAAGATCAGGATGCCCAGAACAGTGCGCCCGTAATTGGAGGTTAACTCCGAACGCTCCTGCAATATTTTAAGCACTATGGCGGTGCTGCTCAGCGCCACAAGGAAACCCATGAAAAGAGAGCCCTTC
Proteins encoded in this region:
- a CDS encoding HIT family protein — its product is MKESKMTGCPFCSESVRQSAYYSNGEFIAIYNIAPVLPGHSLVIPATHYTSIMALDNTALNRFFETARTAVKILMKAFNTDSFDWSIQEKPEAGQTIEHLHLHIVPRLKGDLKRPGDWYPLLQDNDEVIIDSIERARLNPAAMEQIVTELKRIATTIS
- a CDS encoding HAD family phosphatase, with translation MPVKQFDAIIFDLDGVIINSEDLHAEAKRITLNRYGIDYPEGIFNEFKGKTDMAFWKYVSAELTIHKYTAEEMDASKRKTYFGIIHGMRLVDGAMDFLEHARKMFRQTAVVTSATKADLMAAEEKFGFLKWFDVVQMGEDTQNHKPHPDPYLMAIRKLNIKPAQAFVIEDSPNGVLSAKAAGCYVTGITTGFTEAELTTAGADLVVGSFAEIIINLK
- a CDS encoding 6-carboxytetrahydropterin synthase, whose product is MKVTVCREAHFNAAHRIYNKSWDDRKNEEIFGLCSLPNYHGHNYDLVVKLTGEVDPETGYVFDMKKLKDIVDEHVVNRYDHKNLNLDVPEFADTIPSAENIAVSIWNIIRQQISKAYTIQVVLYETPRNFVEYSGD
- a CDS encoding monovalent cation:proton antiporter family protein encodes the protein MELGLLKAIVIIFALSTVVNYVFSKIKVPTILGYLMTGIIAGPYALGIIGEHNNIKLVSEIGVVMLLFSIGIEFSLNHLLKIRKIVFLGGFLQLVFTVVVTMFIARMYELQWKGSLFMGFLVALSSTAIVLKILQERSELTSNYGRTVLGILIFQDLLLVPLLLFTPILGGQHAETGSLWFLALKAVAIVVFIYVGNRWLMPRLLHAIALTKNQELFMMALLLICLSVAFLTAKMGMSLAFGAFLAGLMISDTDYSQSAFGNLIPLKDLFVSFFFISVGILLDLRFVADHPGLVILTVFLVVFFKSILASTTAFLLGHTFRGTIMVGIALSQVGEFSFLLASLGLTYSLLTPFHYQLFLAVAVISMALTPLLMKFSRPFSEFLLRRLNLPKKVVEGIFPLPEIDIPEIRGHLVFIGKDSRALNLAKMARQFKLPYVSVIFDPEEVRKRQLKGEHVVYGDAVNEPILLKAYTDKADIVVISIGNMITAMAVIENVRTLNANAYIIVRTKRVEDIEDLYAAGANKVIPEEFETSIELFDRVLAKLLIPRREIDQLINRIRNDNYGIFQEKNGKSDLATLKDLANIEITAVKVDDRSPVIGKSLVEMQLRNTYGVTIAAMVRRKELYDNPDPETLIEKGDLVYLMGRPENILDAATLFEKKRPVSEVMTKSIES
- the yidD gene encoding membrane protein insertion efficiency factor YidD, coding for MKILNNLQKGIIWLMIIPIRIYQYAISPLLPKTCRHIPSCSSYAIDALKIHGIFKGSLLAIWRILRCNPWGTHGYDPVPPKGKWYSAIGRQRL